From the genome of Schaalia odontolytica:
GCGCATAAGGTCCACGTAGCGACAGGCCGGTCGAATCGGCGGTGTGGCACCCCACTCATTTGGGGCGTTGCGCCCATCGATTCGACCGGTCTTCGCTTTACGATGGATACATGCACATCCTTGTTACTGCATCATCAAAGCACGGGGCGACGGATGAGGTCGCCGACGCCATCGCGAAGCGCCTCGAAGCGGCGGGTTTCACCGTCGATCGTGTCGCGCCTGCTGACGTGACCACGGTTGAACCCTACGACGCCGTGGTTGTCGGCTCTGCTGTCTACATTCTCCAGTGGATGCCTGAGGCTCACGACTTCATGGAGCGCTTCAAGGATGATCTGCGTGACAAGCCGGTGTGGGCTTTCTCCGTCGGCATGAATGGCGTGCCGAAGCACTCGGAGCAGGATGGCAACCGTGTCGGTCCGCTCCTCACCCACGTCAACTGCCGTGAGCTGCGTACCTTCCCGGGTCGCTACAAGCCGGCGCTTCTGTCGCTGCGCGAGCGCTCGGTTGCACGCCTCGCCGGTGTCGTTGAGGGCGACTTCCGCGACTGGGACGCGATCGAGGCGTGGGCCGACGATATCGCGGCTGCGTTGAAGGCCTGAGAGTCGTGAGAGCAAGCGGGTGAGGGACATCCCTCGCCCGCTTGCTTATTTATATGCATTCATGTGTATAATCATGCATATGAGTGCAACACCCGCATTTCCGAGCACCAAGAGTGCGCGGCATGAGATGATCCGCGATCTTCTGGCGTCCGAGTCGATCGGTAGCCAGGAAGGACTGCGCGCTCGCCTGGCCGAGCGGGGGATTGACGTCACCCAGACGACCCTCTCTCGCGATCTGATGGACCTGCGTGCGACGAAAATCCGTGACGCGTCCGGGGCTCTCATCTATACAGTGCCGGACCACGATGGCGGTCTGACCCACGACGCTGAAGCTGCCAACGTCCGTCTGGCGCGCTGGTGCCAGCTGCTCCTTGTCACCTCCGTGAAGGTGGGAAACCAGCTCGTCCTGCGTACCCAGGTGGGTGCAGCCAACCTCCTTGCGTCGTC
Proteins encoded in this window:
- a CDS encoding flavodoxin domain-containing protein, with product MHILVTASSKHGATDEVADAIAKRLEAAGFTVDRVAPADVTTVEPYDAVVVGSAVYILQWMPEAHDFMERFKDDLRDKPVWAFSVGMNGVPKHSEQDGNRVGPLLTHVNCRELRTFPGRYKPALLSLRERSVARLAGVVEGDFRDWDAIEAWADDIAAALKA
- the argR gene encoding arginine repressor, whose translation is MHMSATPAFPSTKSARHEMIRDLLASESIGSQEGLRARLAERGIDVTQTTLSRDLMDLRATKIRDASGALIYTVPDHDGGLTHDAEAANVRLARWCQLLLVTSVKVGNQLVLRTQVGAANLLASSIDAVRRDEIAGTIAGDDTILVICRSEEGAADVERSLLALAEPGALPEN